Proteins encoded within one genomic window of Candidatus Polarisedimenticolia bacterium:
- a CDS encoding SpoIIE family protein phosphatase — MSSVRLEFGVAAETLAGRRLSGDRHVVCGFDGGMLLGVLDGLGHGQEAHEAAHIAGSMLEAHPSEDLASLFARCHESLRAARGVVMSLASFRFADGTFAWAGVGNVEGRLLRANGGGGCESLLLKAGLVGLRIPIFEAQRLPVAPGDTLVLFTDGIEGPVSDTVRRGLPPQEIANHILQRHQKGTDDALVLVARYPEEVP, encoded by the coding sequence ATGAGCAGCGTGCGGCTCGAGTTCGGCGTGGCGGCCGAGACGCTGGCGGGCCGGAGGCTCTCGGGGGACCGGCATGTGGTATGCGGCTTCGACGGCGGCATGCTGCTGGGAGTGCTCGACGGGCTGGGCCACGGGCAGGAGGCGCACGAGGCGGCCCATATCGCCGGCTCGATGCTCGAGGCCCACCCCTCCGAGGATCTGGCCTCGCTGTTCGCCCGCTGCCACGAGAGCCTGCGCGCGGCGCGCGGAGTGGTGATGAGCCTCGCCTCCTTCCGCTTTGCGGACGGTACCTTCGCCTGGGCCGGCGTCGGGAACGTGGAGGGACGCCTGCTGCGCGCCAATGGCGGCGGGGGCTGTGAGTCGCTCCTCCTGAAGGCCGGCCTCGTAGGATTGCGCATTCCCATCTTCGAGGCCCAGAGGCTGCCGGTCGCGCCGGGCGACACCCTGGTGCTGTTCACCGATGGCATCGAAGGGCCCGTGTCCGACACGGTGCGGCGCGGGCTGCCGCCGCAGGAAATCGCCAACCACATTCTGCAGCGCCATCAGAAGGGGACCGACGACGCCCTCGTCCTGGTGGCTCGCTATCCGGAGGAGGTCCCGTGA